A part of Paraburkholderia largidicola genomic DNA contains:
- a CDS encoding fimbrial protein translates to MKLTDACAGVARRFMRLARLVALMCLLLAAPAAHAQINCNQSVFSNYSPAVGTNVFGRDAPVGSTTQTYTNSIRFHCQQDPCCDRDIFLTFKAAPNTEVPGYPDVYPTNVAGVGVRFTISNGPGTSCRQLPLTIPDGYNKITCHQPPGAHEPGMDYNIDVGAQFVKTGPIGAADLLTMPSVSMTLNVNDDPRNWAWGNVFSGSASGGFTIGACSVNRPAVQVTMPAAWIKDLSEIGATTGATPFVLSLYCDAGVRVAMTLTDAVDPANRTSTLTLTPDSTARGVGYQISHDDVLVYYGPASAQAYVANQFFVSTTLTTGGPLLLPFSARYVRTGRIDGGSADALATFTMSYQ, encoded by the coding sequence ATGAAGCTGACAGATGCCTGTGCGGGCGTCGCCCGGCGGTTCATGAGGCTGGCTCGACTCGTGGCGCTGATGTGTCTGTTGCTGGCCGCTCCCGCGGCTCATGCGCAGATCAATTGCAATCAAAGCGTCTTTAGCAACTATTCGCCCGCCGTCGGCACAAACGTGTTCGGCCGCGACGCACCGGTGGGTAGTACGACGCAGACCTACACCAACAGCATCAGATTCCATTGCCAACAGGACCCATGCTGCGACCGCGATATCTTTCTCACGTTCAAGGCTGCGCCGAACACGGAAGTGCCGGGCTATCCGGACGTCTATCCGACCAATGTCGCCGGCGTGGGTGTGCGGTTCACGATATCGAACGGTCCTGGCACATCTTGCAGGCAACTGCCGCTGACCATACCGGACGGGTACAACAAGATAACGTGCCACCAGCCCCCAGGTGCGCACGAGCCAGGCATGGACTACAACATCGACGTCGGTGCCCAGTTCGTCAAGACGGGTCCGATCGGCGCGGCCGACTTGCTGACCATGCCATCCGTGTCGATGACGCTGAACGTCAATGACGATCCCCGAAACTGGGCGTGGGGCAATGTGTTTTCCGGCTCGGCCAGCGGTGGGTTCACCATCGGAGCATGTTCGGTGAACCGACCGGCGGTCCAGGTGACGATGCCGGCTGCGTGGATCAAGGATCTGTCAGAGATAGGTGCGACCACAGGCGCTACGCCGTTCGTCCTTTCACTCTATTGCGACGCGGGTGTGCGTGTGGCCATGACGCTGACGGACGCGGTGGACCCGGCGAACCGCACCAGCACGTTGACCCTGACACCGGATTCGACGGCGCGTGGCGTCGGCTACCAGATTTCTCACGACGACGTGCTGGTGTACTACGGACCGGCTTCCGCGCAAGCCTATGTCGCCAACCAGTTTTTTGTCTCGACGACGCTGACAACGGGCGGTCCGCTCTTACTGCCGTTTTCGGCGCGCTACGTGCGGACGGGAAGAATCGATGGCGGATCTGCCGACGCCTTGGCTACGTTCACGATGTCGTACCAATGA
- a CDS encoding fimbrial protein → MQKRVLSIAAIGLMAFLSTAAQAADGTITITGSVSDTTCSINGKASGSPADLAVTLPTVQAGSLTTAGATAGMSNLGDIRFSLSGCSGAATKAIARFENGPTVDQSSGNLTNQASASPALNVQVRLLNANTQPINVLTGDNNNFATNGATITGGSATLNYFAQYYATGKAQPGNVSTSVQYTMQYQ, encoded by the coding sequence ATGCAAAAACGCGTATTGTCGATCGCCGCTATCGGTCTCATGGCATTCCTGTCGACGGCGGCCCAGGCGGCCGACGGCACGATCACCATCACGGGTTCCGTGTCGGACACCACCTGCTCGATCAATGGCAAGGCGAGCGGTTCGCCCGCCGACCTGGCCGTGACCTTGCCGACCGTGCAGGCTGGCTCGCTGACAACAGCCGGCGCGACGGCGGGCATGTCCAACCTCGGTGATATCCGCTTCTCGCTGAGCGGTTGTTCGGGCGCGGCGACGAAGGCGATCGCACGCTTTGAGAATGGCCCGACTGTGGATCAGAGCAGCGGAAATCTGACGAACCAGGCATCGGCTTCGCCCGCCCTCAACGTGCAGGTGCGTCTGCTCAATGCGAACACCCAACCGATCAACGTCCTGACGGGCGACAACAACAACTTCGCCACCAACGGCGCGACGATCACGGGCGGCTCGGCCACCCTGAACTATTTCGCGCAGTACTACGCAACGGGGAAAGCGCAGCCGGGTAACGTGAGCACGTCCGTTCAATACACGATGCAGTATCAGTAA
- a CDS encoding bifunctional acetate--CoA ligase family protein/GNAT family N-acetyltransferase, with product MTVRNLDALFRPKSIAVIGASNREGSTGAMVWKRLIEGGFDGPVWAVNPKYDMLDGHACVGNAGDLPDAPTVAIVCTPPSTWPAIVHTLGGRGTRAAIIVGEARCDNDRADVRHTLAAARPHLLRIVGPGSLGVITPALKAHLGAPSVTVRSGGVAWVSQSNALTNAVLGWAHARGLGFSHAMALGDEADVDAGDVLDYLASDPGTRAILLEVDSVKAARKFMSAARAASRNKPVLALRSGRSDPDDALYTAAFRRAGVVRVDALDDLLDEIETLGVGRVAAGATATLITSDRGVATLATDAFKAAGDTLAPCPSGAVDALAQALPRAVPGNPLLLGSDARAEHFGTALKVLADQRSTGTAFVVHASTHGAPVEEVAQALIANQRYAYRGLLACFFGGVKRETRDALHEHGIPVHTTPQRLARAFERLVEYRLVRELLMQTPEGQPARMPEAIDAAQAQACAALSSGVTQLEGADAARLLAHFGLRTVPDEARDGAVVDITVELRDDANFGPVFRFTAPPEHDEARPMCVFGLPPLNPVLSDDILSNSAYSREVAPEPILTALTSISQAVSEIREIVSLKLALRVMRNGAAIVAPRLWLSANRTRFAIMPYPRRYEETLDWRGQRITVRPIRPEDEAAHRDFVESMTADDLRLRFFGAVGSFDHSQLARMTQIDYDREMALIATTQNDDGSTHTLGVVRAVADPDNETAEFAMAVRSDQKGKGLGRLLMERIIAYARSRGTHWIIGEALRENSAMIGLATAVGFTTTRTEDPGVVGFRMALDQPDEKGAQGFGASPACSAAASTTTRS from the coding sequence GTGACCGTACGCAATCTCGACGCGTTGTTTCGCCCGAAATCCATTGCCGTGATCGGCGCCTCGAATCGCGAGGGCAGTACGGGTGCAATGGTCTGGAAGCGGCTAATCGAAGGGGGCTTCGACGGCCCCGTCTGGGCCGTCAATCCGAAGTACGACATGCTCGATGGCCACGCCTGCGTCGGCAACGCGGGCGATCTCCCCGATGCGCCGACCGTCGCGATCGTCTGCACGCCACCTTCTACCTGGCCCGCCATCGTCCATACGCTCGGCGGGCGCGGCACGCGCGCGGCGATCATCGTCGGCGAGGCGCGCTGCGACAACGACCGCGCCGACGTGCGCCACACGCTGGCGGCCGCGCGGCCGCATCTGCTGCGCATCGTCGGGCCGGGCAGCCTCGGCGTCATCACGCCTGCGCTCAAGGCGCATCTCGGCGCGCCTTCCGTGACGGTGCGATCGGGCGGCGTCGCGTGGGTGTCGCAGTCGAACGCATTGACCAACGCGGTGCTCGGCTGGGCGCATGCGCGCGGTCTGGGCTTTTCGCACGCGATGGCGCTCGGCGACGAAGCCGACGTCGATGCCGGCGACGTGCTCGACTATCTCGCGAGCGACCCCGGCACGCGCGCGATCCTGCTCGAAGTGGATTCCGTGAAGGCGGCGCGCAAGTTCATGTCGGCGGCGCGGGCGGCCTCGCGCAACAAGCCGGTGCTGGCGCTGCGCTCGGGCCGCAGCGATCCCGACGATGCGCTCTACACGGCGGCGTTTCGCCGCGCGGGCGTGGTGCGCGTCGATGCGCTCGACGATCTGCTCGATGAAATCGAAACGCTGGGCGTGGGCCGCGTCGCGGCAGGCGCGACGGCGACGCTGATCACCAGCGATCGCGGCGTCGCGACGCTCGCCACCGACGCGTTCAAGGCCGCCGGCGACACGCTCGCGCCGTGCCCGTCAGGCGCCGTCGATGCGCTCGCGCAGGCGTTGCCGCGCGCCGTGCCGGGCAATCCGCTGCTGCTCGGCAGTGATGCGCGCGCCGAGCATTTCGGCACGGCGCTGAAGGTGCTGGCCGATCAGCGTTCGACGGGGACGGCGTTCGTCGTGCACGCGTCGACGCACGGCGCGCCCGTCGAAGAAGTCGCGCAGGCGTTGATCGCGAATCAGCGCTACGCGTATCGCGGGCTACTGGCGTGCTTCTTCGGCGGCGTGAAGCGCGAGACGCGCGATGCGCTGCACGAGCACGGCATTCCCGTGCACACCACGCCGCAGCGGCTCGCACGCGCGTTCGAGCGTCTCGTCGAATATCGCCTCGTGCGCGAGCTGTTGATGCAGACCCCCGAAGGCCAACCCGCGCGCATGCCCGAAGCTATCGACGCCGCGCAGGCGCAGGCGTGCGCGGCGCTCTCGTCGGGTGTGACGCAGCTCGAAGGCGCCGACGCGGCGCGGCTGCTCGCGCACTTCGGCCTGCGCACGGTGCCCGACGAAGCGCGTGACGGCGCCGTTGTCGATATCACGGTCGAGTTGCGCGACGACGCCAACTTCGGTCCGGTGTTCCGTTTTACTGCGCCGCCCGAGCACGACGAAGCGCGGCCGATGTGCGTGTTCGGCCTGCCGCCGCTGAACCCGGTGTTGTCGGACGACATCCTGTCGAACTCGGCGTATTCGCGCGAAGTCGCGCCCGAGCCCATTTTGACAGCGCTGACGTCGATCTCGCAGGCGGTGTCGGAGATACGCGAGATCGTGTCGCTGAAGCTCGCGCTGCGCGTGATGAGAAACGGCGCGGCGATTGTTGCGCCGCGCCTGTGGCTATCGGCGAACCGCACGCGCTTCGCGATCATGCCCTATCCGCGACGTTACGAAGAGACGCTCGACTGGCGCGGCCAGCGCATCACGGTGCGGCCGATTCGTCCGGAAGACGAAGCGGCGCATCGCGATTTCGTCGAATCGATGACAGCCGACGATCTGCGCCTGCGCTTTTTCGGCGCGGTTGGCAGCTTCGATCATTCGCAGCTCGCGCGCATGACGCAGATCGACTACGACCGCGAGATGGCGCTGATCGCGACGACACAGAACGACGACGGGTCGACGCACACGCTCGGTGTGGTGCGCGCCGTGGCGGACCCGGACAACGAAACGGCCGAATTCGCGATGGCCGTGCGTTCGGATCAGAAGGGCAAGGGGCTGGGGCGTCTGTTGATGGAGCGCATCATCGCGTATGCGCGCTCGCGCGGCACGCACTGGATCATCGGCGAAGCGTTGCGCGAGAACTCGGCGATGATCGGGCTGGCGACGGCAGTTGGTTTCACGACGACGCGCACGGAGGACCCGGGCGTCGTCGGTTTCAGGATGGCGCTCGATCAGCCGGATGAAAAGGGCGCTCAGGGCTTTGGCGCGTCGCCGGCGTGTTCTGCTGCTGCCTCTACTACTACGCGTAGCTGA
- a CDS encoding fimbria/pilus periplasmic chaperone translates to MLMVRRLICRWPTVLLAGVMAASAAQASVTIGGTRVVYPLDQREVTVKLTNDSNNPSLVQVWLDSGDANAKPDESRAPFVITPPIFRMNPGRSQTLRVIYSGDALPQDRESVYWLNVLDIPPKAAPKPDVNTLQLAYRTRIKLFVRPPKLPGTPEDAPRQIEWKVVPADEGNGQALALSNPTAYHVSFSKITVTANGHRYENDMGGMVEPHGKQTFAIPQMEGVRAGQIHYIAINDYGGAIEGDAAIGP, encoded by the coding sequence ATGTTGATGGTACGGAGACTGATCTGCCGATGGCCGACTGTTCTGCTCGCGGGCGTCATGGCCGCGAGCGCCGCGCAAGCCAGCGTGACGATTGGTGGCACGCGTGTTGTCTATCCGCTCGACCAGCGGGAAGTGACGGTCAAGCTGACCAACGACAGCAACAACCCGTCGCTCGTTCAGGTCTGGCTCGACAGCGGAGACGCCAATGCGAAGCCCGACGAAAGCAGGGCGCCGTTCGTGATCACACCGCCGATCTTCCGCATGAACCCGGGCCGGTCGCAGACCTTGCGCGTCATCTACAGCGGCGATGCGCTGCCGCAGGACCGGGAATCGGTCTACTGGCTCAACGTGCTCGACATTCCGCCGAAAGCTGCGCCGAAACCGGATGTCAACACGTTGCAACTCGCCTATCGCACGCGGATCAAGCTGTTCGTGCGTCCGCCGAAACTGCCGGGCACGCCCGAGGACGCGCCGCGCCAGATCGAATGGAAAGTCGTGCCGGCCGACGAAGGTAACGGACAGGCGCTCGCGCTGTCGAATCCGACCGCCTACCACGTGTCGTTCAGCAAGATCACGGTGACGGCAAACGGCCATCGCTACGAGAACGATATGGGCGGCATGGTTGAGCCCCACGGCAAGCAGACTTTCGCGATCCCACAGATGGAAGGCGTGCGAGCGGGCCAGATTCACTACATCGCCATTAACGACTATGGCGGTGCGATCGAGGGCGACGCCGCCATCGGTCCTTGA
- a CDS encoding LysR family transcriptional regulator — protein sequence MRRLPSLIALRFFEETARHMSFNRAAVALCVTQGAVSRQIKILEESLGAKLFERDHKGIRLTKAGQQLLPCVSEAFDTLERGTRQVTTAKGRRRLVLSVPPTFATQWFSPRLGSLAIELPDVELSVRTEPTDDCHCNIRFGRDALPDAHSELLMIERHTLVGAPRLGGEPLEKLLETLPALHVLHNNARLNLWPDWLEKAGLPAHYADNGIEFSTLEQAIHAARKGAGLAIVDRNMIVEELGENSLAPMSEIEVSGPYGYWLDIAPRHAPLEHVQAFASWLREQVLGMA from the coding sequence ATGCGGCGTCTGCCCTCGCTGATCGCGTTGCGCTTTTTCGAAGAGACGGCACGGCACATGAGTTTCAACCGCGCGGCCGTCGCGCTGTGCGTCACGCAGGGCGCCGTCAGCCGGCAGATCAAGATTCTCGAAGAATCGCTTGGCGCGAAGCTGTTCGAGCGCGACCACAAGGGCATCCGCCTGACGAAGGCCGGCCAGCAATTGCTGCCGTGCGTGTCCGAAGCGTTCGACACGCTCGAACGCGGCACGCGCCAGGTCACGACTGCGAAAGGCCGCCGGCGGCTCGTGCTGTCCGTCCCGCCCACTTTCGCCACGCAATGGTTTTCGCCGCGGCTCGGCTCGCTCGCCATCGAGTTGCCGGACGTCGAGCTATCCGTGCGCACGGAACCCACCGACGACTGCCACTGCAACATCCGCTTCGGCCGCGACGCGCTGCCCGATGCGCATTCCGAGCTGCTGATGATCGAACGGCACACGTTGGTGGGTGCGCCGCGTCTCGGCGGCGAACCGCTCGAAAAGCTGCTGGAAACGCTGCCCGCGCTGCACGTGCTGCACAACAACGCGCGCCTGAACCTATGGCCTGACTGGCTCGAAAAAGCCGGCCTGCCCGCACACTACGCCGACAACGGCATCGAGTTCTCCACGCTCGAACAGGCCATCCACGCGGCGCGCAAAGGCGCAGGGCTGGCGATCGTCGATCGCAACATGATCGTCGAGGAACTGGGTGAAAACAGCCTCGCGCCGATGTCGGAGATCGAGGTGAGCGGGCCTTATGGATACTGGCTCGATATCGCGCCGCGCCATGCGCCGCTGGAGCATGTGCAGGCTTTCGCCAGCTGGTTGCGGGAGCAGGTGCTGGGGATGGCGTAA
- a CDS encoding fimbria/pilus outer membrane usher protein yields the protein MTCSRHPESPVRAGMMAGPWTLRPAAALVPPVFAIIAGLYADNAVADSTDAVEFDSTFLQSGSKVDVSRFSRGNVIAPGDYYVDVWVNDVRMARDSVRFVATGEEQSARACVTRRMLEKWGVDFSRVVGTKDSVTPPDANECVDVSAVVPQATVDFDFAEQRLTITVPQKYMRSNARGYVPPELWENGVNAGFLSYNANVYQSSNNGTRATQGYLGLNVGVNVGGWHFRHQSSVTAMTGQKTQFDDIATYLQHDVTKLRSQVVVGEAYTTGDVFDSVAFRGAQIATDDRMLPESLRGYAPVVRGTAESNARVNISQNGQTIYETVVPPGPFEIRDLYPTGYGGNLNVTVTEADGRQKYFTVPYASVAQLLRPGSTRFAFTMGQLRDDSLQTKPVFAQLTVQRGLTNFVTLYGGGIAADGYLAANFGVALNTPVGAVASDITLAHTLVPGQGSLQGSSLHISYSKFVDATDTNLALGAYRYSSSGYLNLTDAARLRDYVGHGSVGNPADRTRGQFQLTISQTLAKYGSVFLNVTAQDYWNRGGRDLFYQTGYSNSYRFGTYSVTLGRTQNAYGTASNEIMLTTTIPLGRSRHVPMLSTTYNRSHDTSSLQASLSGTAGGDNQYSYNVYGTVNDAPATGTSGNGGASGTYRGPYAQLTASASGGAHTSQVSAGASGSIVAHRGGITFSQTVGETFGIVEAKGARGASVPGATGAKIDGDGFAIVPYLTPYAMNTVDIDPKGASMDVEFESTSESAAPRLGSVVLFQYKTDTGRAVLIRAPRAGGKALPFGAEVRDGKGQSVGVVGQDSRIFARDLYEKGTLTVKWGIKTGQQCSIDYTLPPRKESGKAEIGYASLEAHCLPVGPAEKAPSSTEIHLEGVTK from the coding sequence ATGACATGCTCTCGACATCCTGAATCGCCGGTTCGTGCTGGCATGATGGCCGGGCCGTGGACGCTGCGCCCCGCCGCCGCGCTCGTGCCGCCCGTTTTTGCGATCATCGCCGGGCTATATGCCGATAACGCAGTGGCCGATTCGACAGATGCCGTCGAGTTCGACTCCACGTTTCTTCAATCCGGCTCGAAGGTCGATGTCTCGCGCTTTTCGCGCGGCAATGTGATAGCACCGGGCGACTACTACGTCGACGTCTGGGTCAACGACGTGCGCATGGCGCGTGACAGTGTGCGCTTCGTTGCGACGGGCGAAGAGCAGAGTGCACGAGCGTGCGTGACGCGCAGGATGCTGGAAAAGTGGGGCGTCGATTTCTCGCGCGTCGTTGGGACTAAAGACAGCGTGACGCCGCCGGATGCGAACGAATGCGTCGACGTCAGCGCTGTCGTGCCGCAAGCCACGGTCGATTTCGACTTCGCGGAACAAAGACTGACGATCACGGTTCCGCAGAAGTACATGCGCAGCAATGCGCGCGGCTATGTGCCGCCGGAACTCTGGGAGAACGGCGTGAATGCCGGCTTCCTCAGCTACAACGCGAACGTCTATCAGTCGAGCAACAATGGCACGCGCGCGACGCAGGGTTATCTCGGACTGAATGTGGGCGTGAACGTGGGTGGCTGGCATTTCCGGCATCAGTCGTCTGTGACGGCGATGACGGGGCAAAAGACCCAGTTCGACGACATTGCGACTTACCTTCAGCACGACGTGACGAAGCTGCGCTCGCAGGTCGTGGTGGGCGAAGCCTATACCACGGGCGACGTGTTCGACAGCGTCGCGTTTCGCGGCGCGCAGATCGCTACCGACGATCGCATGCTGCCGGAATCGCTGCGCGGTTATGCACCTGTCGTGCGCGGCACGGCCGAATCGAATGCGCGCGTCAACATCAGCCAGAACGGCCAGACGATCTACGAAACGGTGGTGCCACCCGGGCCGTTCGAGATCAGGGATCTCTATCCGACAGGCTACGGCGGCAATCTCAACGTGACCGTAACGGAAGCCGACGGCCGCCAGAAGTATTTCACGGTGCCGTATGCGTCGGTCGCGCAATTGCTGCGGCCGGGCAGCACGCGTTTCGCCTTCACGATGGGCCAGCTCCGCGATGATTCCCTGCAGACCAAGCCCGTCTTCGCGCAACTGACCGTGCAGCGCGGCCTGACGAATTTCGTCACGCTCTATGGCGGCGGCATTGCTGCAGACGGCTATCTGGCCGCCAATTTCGGCGTGGCGCTGAACACGCCTGTGGGCGCCGTCGCGAGCGACATCACGTTGGCGCACACGCTGGTGCCGGGGCAAGGGTCGCTGCAAGGCAGCAGCCTGCATATCAGCTACAGCAAGTTCGTCGATGCGACGGACACCAACCTTGCGCTGGGCGCTTACCGTTACTCGAGTTCGGGTTATCTCAATCTCACGGATGCCGCGCGGTTGCGAGACTACGTCGGACATGGATCGGTGGGCAATCCCGCCGACCGTACGCGCGGCCAGTTTCAGCTGACCATCAGCCAGACCCTTGCGAAATACGGCTCGGTATTCCTCAACGTCACGGCGCAGGACTACTGGAATCGCGGCGGGCGCGACCTCTTCTATCAGACGGGTTATTCGAACAGCTATCGATTCGGCACGTACAGCGTGACGCTGGGGCGCACCCAGAACGCGTACGGTACGGCGTCGAACGAAATCATGCTGACCACGACGATTCCGCTCGGCCGTTCACGACACGTACCGATGCTGTCGACGACCTACAACCGCAGCCACGACACGTCCAGCCTGCAGGCGAGCCTGAGCGGCACGGCCGGCGGCGACAACCAGTACTCGTACAACGTCTACGGCACGGTGAACGACGCGCCGGCGACGGGCACCAGCGGGAACGGCGGCGCGAGCGGCACATATCGCGGACCGTACGCGCAGTTGACGGCATCGGCGAGCGGCGGCGCGCATACGTCGCAGGTGTCGGCGGGCGCGAGCGGTTCGATCGTCGCGCATCGCGGCGGCATCACATTCTCGCAGACGGTGGGCGAGACGTTCGGCATCGTCGAGGCGAAGGGCGCACGAGGCGCGAGCGTGCCGGGTGCGACGGGCGCGAAGATCGACGGTGACGGCTTCGCCATCGTGCCTTACCTCACCCCGTATGCGATGAACACGGTGGATATCGATCCGAAGGGCGCGTCGATGGATGTCGAGTTCGAGTCGACATCGGAGAGCGCGGCGCCGCGTCTTGGATCGGTCGTGCTGTTCCAGTACAAGACCGACACCGGCCGCGCCGTGTTGATTCGCGCACCGCGCGCGGGCGGCAAGGCGCTGCCGTTCGGCGCGGAGGTGCGTGACGGGAAAGGCCAGAGCGTGGGTGTCGTGGGGCAGGACAGCCGCATCTTCGCGCGCGATCTGTATGAGAAGGGAACGCTGACGGTGAAGTGGGGCATCAAGACCGGCCAGCAATGCAGCATCGATTACACGCTGCCGCCGCGCAAGGAAAGCGGCAAGGCGGAAATCGGCTATGCGTCGCTCGAGGCGCATTGCCTGCCTGTCGGGCCGGCGGAAAAAGCACCTTCCAGCACGGAAATTCACCTTGAAGGAGTGACGAAATGA
- a CDS encoding peptide chain release factor 3 — protein sequence MSVSELKRRRTFAVISHPDAGKTTLTEKLLLFSGAIQIAGTVKGRKSNRYATSDWMEIEKQRGISVASSVMQFEYGECVINLLDTPGHEDFSEDTYRVLTAVDAAVMVIDGANGVEAQTLKLLEVCRSRKTPIVTFINKLDREVREPLDLLDEIEQHLGVSAVPFTWPIGMGKEFQGVYDIQNDQVRVFRAGQDTLGGEVETIQALGDEEGERRFGHAWVRAKEEIDLITGATPTFDRDEFLAGQQSPVLFGSAINNFGVKEILDALVDLAPPPSARLTVQRPVLPEEPKFTGVVFKVQANMDLAHRDRVAFIRVCSGRFERGMALKVTRNNKTFRANNVVTFLSQRRETVSEAYAGDIIGIPNHGTLSLGDTLTEGELLQFVGLPFFAPEIFQTVEVVDPMRSKQLGEALKQLGEEGAIQVFKPVVGGLMILGAVGQLQFEVVSHRLSTEYKVDVRMAPARYRMSRWVTCDDAAELRRFCDSYAQRIAYDAADAPTYLASHVSEIEVAQKAWPKIVFNELREHSGAPFRKAM from the coding sequence ATGTCAGTCTCCGAACTCAAACGCCGCCGCACGTTCGCGGTCATTTCCCACCCGGACGCGGGTAAAACCACGCTCACGGAAAAGCTGCTGCTGTTCTCGGGCGCGATCCAGATCGCGGGCACCGTGAAGGGCCGCAAGAGCAACCGCTACGCGACGTCCGACTGGATGGAGATCGAAAAGCAGCGCGGCATTTCCGTCGCGAGCTCGGTGATGCAGTTCGAGTACGGCGAGTGCGTGATCAACCTGCTCGACACGCCGGGCCACGAGGACTTCTCGGAAGACACGTACCGCGTGCTGACTGCCGTCGATGCCGCCGTGATGGTGATCGACGGTGCGAACGGCGTGGAAGCGCAGACGCTCAAGCTGCTCGAAGTGTGCCGCAGCCGCAAGACGCCGATCGTCACGTTCATCAACAAGCTCGACCGCGAAGTGCGCGAGCCGCTCGATCTGCTCGACGAAATCGAACAGCATCTGGGCGTGTCGGCTGTGCCGTTCACCTGGCCGATCGGCATGGGCAAGGAATTTCAGGGCGTCTACGACATCCAGAACGATCAGGTGCGGGTGTTCCGCGCGGGTCAGGACACGCTCGGAGGCGAAGTCGAAACGATCCAGGCGCTGGGCGACGAAGAAGGCGAGCGCCGCTTCGGCCACGCGTGGGTGCGCGCGAAGGAAGAGATCGACCTGATCACGGGCGCGACGCCGACTTTCGATCGCGACGAATTCCTCGCGGGTCAGCAGTCGCCCGTGCTGTTCGGCTCGGCGATCAACAACTTCGGCGTGAAGGAAATTCTCGACGCGCTGGTCGATCTGGCGCCGCCGCCGTCCGCGCGCCTCACCGTGCAGCGCCCGGTGCTGCCGGAAGAGCCGAAATTCACGGGTGTCGTGTTCAAGGTGCAGGCGAACATGGACCTGGCGCACCGTGACCGCGTCGCGTTCATCCGCGTGTGCTCGGGGCGCTTCGAGCGCGGCATGGCGCTGAAGGTCACGCGCAACAACAAGACATTCCGCGCGAACAACGTGGTGACGTTCCTGTCGCAGCGCCGCGAGACGGTCAGCGAAGCGTACGCGGGCGACATCATCGGTATTCCGAATCACGGCACGCTGAGTCTCGGCGATACCCTGACAGAAGGCGAACTGCTGCAGTTCGTCGGCTTGCCGTTCTTCGCGCCGGAAATTTTCCAGACTGTCGAAGTGGTCGATCCGATGCGCTCCAAGCAGCTTGGCGAAGCGCTGAAGCAGCTCGGCGAAGAGGGCGCGATCCAGGTGTTCAAGCCGGTCGTGGGCGGGTTGATGATTCTGGGCGCGGTCGGACAACTGCAGTTCGAAGTGGTGTCGCACCGTCTGTCGACGGAATACAAGGTCGATGTGCGGATGGCCCCGGCGCGCTACCGGATGTCGCGCTGGGTGACCTGCGACGATGCGGCCGAATTGCGCCGCTTCTGCGATTCCTACGCGCAGCGCATTGCCTACGACGCCGCCGACGCGCCCACGTATCTGGCGTCACACGTCTCCGAGATCGAAGTCGCGCAGAAGGCGTGGCCGAAGATCGTCTTCAACGAATTGCGCGAGCACTCGGGCGCGCCGTTCCGCAAGGCGATGTAA